The Yersinia intermedia genome window below encodes:
- a CDS encoding glycerate kinase has product MRIVIAPDSFKESMSAELAAAAVERGFREVFPLVECLRLPIADGGEGTVDALIDATGGHKVYVLVTGPLGQKVNACYGVIGDGDTAVIEMAAASGLMLVPADKRNPLQATSYGTGELIRHALDQGIRHIILGIGGSATVDGGIGMVQALGGHFQHRDGHELPFGGGEMAQLVAIDLHNLDPRLAQCRLEVACDVDNPLVGSRGAAAVFGPQKGATPEMVAQLEQGLNQLAEVIKASMGQDIRALPGGGAAGGMGIATTVLLKGELKPGIDIIMDAVQLRSAFATADLVITGEGRMDSQTAGGKAPTGVAMLAKEFQLPVIALAGVLGEGVEAVYEQGIDAVFSILPRLDSLDRVLAQGEVNLQQCARNVAQAIKIGQKLVN; this is encoded by the coding sequence ATGAGAATTGTCATCGCGCCGGATTCGTTTAAAGAAAGTATGAGTGCTGAGCTGGCTGCTGCTGCCGTTGAGCGGGGGTTTCGCGAAGTTTTCCCTTTGGTCGAATGTTTGCGCCTGCCGATTGCCGATGGTGGTGAAGGAACTGTTGATGCCCTGATCGATGCTACTGGTGGTCACAAGGTATACGTACTGGTCACTGGGCCGTTAGGGCAAAAAGTGAACGCTTGCTACGGTGTGATCGGCGATGGGGATACCGCAGTGATCGAAATGGCGGCAGCCAGTGGGTTGATGTTGGTTCCTGCGGATAAGCGCAATCCGTTGCAAGCGACCAGTTATGGTACTGGTGAGCTGATACGTCATGCTCTGGATCAGGGGATCCGCCATATTATTTTGGGTATTGGTGGTAGTGCTACGGTCGATGGTGGCATTGGTATGGTGCAAGCATTGGGTGGACATTTCCAACATCGTGATGGCCATGAGTTGCCGTTCGGCGGTGGTGAAATGGCGCAACTGGTCGCAATCGATCTCCACAATTTAGATCCCCGTCTGGCGCAATGCCGATTGGAAGTGGCTTGTGATGTAGATAACCCCTTGGTTGGCTCGCGCGGTGCGGCGGCGGTATTTGGCCCGCAGAAAGGTGCAACACCGGAGATGGTGGCGCAGCTTGAGCAAGGGTTGAATCAATTGGCTGAAGTTATTAAAGCATCAATGGGCCAAGATATTCGGGCGCTGCCGGGCGGCGGTGCCGCTGGTGGTATGGGGATTGCGACAACGGTATTATTAAAAGGTGAATTGAAACCGGGGATTGATATCATCATGGATGCGGTGCAACTAAGGTCGGCATTTGCCACCGCAGACTTGGTTATCACGGGTGAAGGGCGTATGGACAGTCAAACGGCGGGGGGGAAAGCGCCCACCGGGGTTGCGATGTTGGCTAAAGAGTTCCAACTGCCCGTAATCGCACTTGCCGGGGTGCTGGGGGAGGGGGTGGAAGCAGTATATGAGCAGGGTATTGATGCGGTGTTCAGTATTTTGCCACGGTTGGACTCTTTAGACCGTGTACTGGCCCAAGGAGAAGTAAATCTGCAACAATGTGCGCGCAATGTTGCCCAGGCCATTAAAATTGGTCAAAAGTTAGTCAATTAA
- the allC gene encoding allantoate deiminase, translated as MKRFEQEITASSQWLSAFGADPSGGMTRLLYSPEWVAAQKALKTAFETAGLTAHFDGIGNLSGQLKGSKYPDEIIMSGSHIDTVVNGGNLDGQWGIEAAFIAINYLHATYGKPLRTLEVISLAEEEGSRFPYVFWGSKNVLGQAKKTDVATLSDANGINFIDAMHDAGFTVTDECQPPRRDIAAFVELHIEQGKVLETEGQTIGVVTSIVGQRRYDVTLIGEANHAGTTPMSYRKDTVEAFSRICCESLAKARAEGDPLVLTFGKVTPRPNTVNVVPGMTQFTIDCRHTDSQVLQRFTHQLEADIYRICDEMSIKAEIDLWMDEAPIPMDPTLVNGVTQLCKTHQFNARLMHSGAGHDSQIFAPQVPTVMLFVPSIDGISHNPAERTATSDLCEGVKILAHTLYQLAYLEQPDWH; from the coding sequence ATGAAACGGTTTGAACAAGAAATAACGGCTTCATCACAATGGTTATCCGCATTTGGTGCTGACCCCAGTGGTGGCATGACGCGCTTACTTTACAGCCCTGAGTGGGTAGCCGCCCAGAAAGCATTAAAAACTGCATTTGAGACCGCCGGACTTACTGCCCATTTTGACGGTATCGGTAATCTCTCCGGCCAGCTTAAAGGAAGCAAATACCCCGATGAAATCATTATGTCCGGCTCGCATATAGATACCGTGGTGAATGGCGGTAATCTTGATGGTCAGTGGGGCATTGAAGCAGCATTTATCGCCATTAATTATCTGCACGCCACTTACGGCAAACCTTTGCGTACCCTGGAAGTCATTTCACTGGCAGAAGAAGAAGGCAGCCGCTTCCCCTATGTATTCTGGGGCAGCAAGAATGTGCTCGGACAGGCAAAAAAAACTGACGTGGCTACCCTTAGCGATGCCAATGGGATCAATTTTATTGATGCCATGCATGATGCTGGCTTTACAGTCACGGATGAATGCCAGCCACCGCGCCGTGACATCGCTGCTTTTGTCGAGCTACATATCGAGCAAGGGAAAGTATTAGAAACTGAAGGCCAAACTATTGGCGTGGTCACCAGCATTGTCGGTCAACGTCGCTATGATGTCACTCTGATCGGCGAAGCCAACCACGCGGGCACCACGCCGATGAGTTATCGTAAAGACACCGTGGAAGCATTCAGCCGTATTTGCTGTGAATCTCTCGCTAAGGCCCGTGCAGAAGGTGATCCGCTCGTACTGACCTTTGGTAAAGTCACCCCTAGACCGAACACTGTTAACGTCGTACCGGGAATGACACAATTTACTATCGATTGCCGCCACACCGACAGTCAGGTACTACAACGTTTCACCCATCAGTTGGAAGCCGATATATACCGTATCTGTGATGAGATGAGTATTAAAGCTGAAATTGATTTGTGGATGGATGAAGCCCCTATTCCCATGGACCCTACATTAGTCAATGGGGTGACACAACTGTGTAAAACACATCAGTTTAATGCCCGGCTGATGCACAGCGGTGCCGGTCATGACTCGCAAATTTTCGCACCACAAGTACCAACCGTAATGCTATTCGTGCCAAGCATCGACGGTATTAGCCATAATCCAGCAGAACGAACTGCCACCAGCGATTTATGCGAAGGCGTTAAAATTCTGGCGCATACCCTTTATCAATTAGCCTATCTGGAACAGCCGGACTGGCACTGA
- the allE gene encoding (S)-ureidoglycine aminohydrolase, with translation MGYFTNQIGYPADILSSRSIIKRDNYALIPPEGLVRNIIPGFDNCDITILSTPKLGASFVDYLVTLHHDGGNKQGFGGDEVETFVYVIEGGVTASADTTAHELTQGGYLYCPAGVMLRLANNNAGKSSKVFLYKRRYQRIDGYQAHVVCDNINNLEKIHYEGMDDVILQDLLPKDIGFDMNMHILSFKPGASHGYIETHVQEHGAYILSGAGVYNLDNTWVPVKQGDYIFMAAYVPQAGYAVGKEEFSYIYSKDCNRDVEI, from the coding sequence GTGGGCTACTTTACTAACCAGATTGGCTATCCGGCTGATATTCTTTCGTCCCGCTCCATTATCAAGCGTGATAATTATGCACTGATCCCGCCAGAGGGTTTGGTACGCAATATTATTCCGGGTTTTGACAATTGTGATATTACTATTCTTTCAACGCCAAAACTCGGGGCCAGTTTTGTCGATTATCTGGTGACTCTGCATCATGACGGTGGTAACAAGCAGGGTTTTGGTGGTGATGAGGTCGAAACCTTTGTCTATGTAATCGAGGGCGGTGTCACCGCCAGTGCTGATACCACGGCACATGAACTTACTCAAGGTGGCTATCTCTATTGCCCAGCAGGGGTAATGTTACGGTTGGCGAATAATAATGCTGGCAAGAGCAGTAAAGTTTTTCTCTATAAACGTCGCTATCAACGCATTGATGGTTACCAGGCACATGTTGTGTGCGATAACATTAATAATCTGGAAAAGATCCACTACGAAGGTATGGACGACGTCATCTTGCAGGATTTGCTACCAAAAGATATCGGTTTTGATATGAACATGCATATTCTGTCGTTCAAGCCAGGGGCTAGCCATGGCTATATCGAAACCCATGTACAAGAGCATGGAGCCTATATTCTCAGCGGTGCGGGGGTGTATAACCTGGATAATACCTGGGTACCTGTGAAGCAAGGGGATTACATCTTTATGGCAGCTTATGTACCGCAAGCCGGTTATGCCGTTGGCAAAGAAGAGTTTAGCTATATTTATTCAAAAGACTGTAACCGCGACGTAGAAATATAA
- the allD gene encoding ureidoglycolate dehydrogenase, with protein sequence MKVSKAQLNQLIQNKIHAAGLSQDHAAIVADVLAHADARGIHSHGAVRVEYYAERISKGGINNHPNFTFTPTGPCSAVFDGDNGAGHVAAKMSMDHAIEMAKSAGVAVVGVRRIGHSGALSYFVQQAAHAGMIGISLCQSDPMVVPYGGAEVYYGTNPIAFAAPAEGEDIVTFDMATTVQAWGKVLDARSRNVPIPDTWAVDKEGKNTTDPFAVSGLLPIAGPKGYGLMMMVDILSGVLLGLPFGKHVSSMYHDLSKGRELGQLHIVLNPAYFTDEAVFRKNISQVMQELNAITPAPGVKQVCYPGQNSRNRELLSEKNGIDIVDEIYQYLISSDIYQRSYDNKSPFAS encoded by the coding sequence ATGAAAGTTTCAAAAGCACAACTGAATCAACTTATACAAAATAAAATTCATGCTGCTGGATTGAGTCAAGACCATGCTGCAATTGTCGCCGATGTGTTAGCACACGCCGATGCCAGGGGGATTCACTCCCACGGTGCGGTACGAGTGGAATACTACGCTGAGCGCATCAGTAAAGGTGGGATCAACAACCACCCTAATTTCACCTTCACACCAACAGGCCCTTGCAGCGCAGTCTTTGATGGTGACAATGGTGCGGGCCACGTTGCGGCTAAAATGAGCATGGATCATGCCATTGAAATGGCGAAGTCTGCTGGCGTAGCCGTCGTGGGTGTCCGCCGTATCGGTCACAGCGGTGCATTATCCTATTTTGTGCAGCAGGCAGCACACGCGGGCATGATTGGTATTTCATTATGTCAATCAGATCCAATGGTCGTCCCTTATGGTGGTGCTGAAGTCTATTATGGCACCAATCCTATCGCCTTTGCGGCTCCCGCTGAGGGTGAGGACATCGTAACCTTCGATATGGCAACCACGGTACAGGCTTGGGGTAAAGTGCTAGATGCGCGTTCGCGTAATGTCCCTATCCCTGATACTTGGGCGGTAGACAAAGAAGGCAAAAATACCACTGACCCCTTTGCCGTTAGCGGGCTATTGCCGATCGCAGGGCCAAAAGGGTATGGTTTGATGATGATGGTGGATATTCTTTCCGGCGTGCTGTTGGGGCTACCGTTTGGTAAACATGTCAGCTCTATGTATCACGATCTCAGCAAAGGCAGAGAATTAGGGCAATTACATATTGTGCTTAACCCTGCTTATTTTACCGATGAAGCTGTATTCCGTAAAAATATCAGCCAGGTGATGCAGGAACTGAATGCAATCACACCGGCTCCAGGTGTTAAACAGGTTTGTTATCCAGGTCAAAACAGTCGTAACCGTGAGTTATTAAGTGAAAAAAATGGTATCGATATTGTAGATGAAATTTATCAATACCTTATTTCTTCCGATATCTATCAGCGTTCTTATGATAATAAAAGTCCCTTTGCCAGCTAA
- a CDS encoding uracil/xanthine transporter: protein MRSDERERGHWLSGFQWFFFIFCNTVVVPPTLQSAFNLSPETTFCITQYTFIVTAIACLSQALWGHRRAIMEGPTGLWWITILTLTLGESANGTSLVEIGGNLAVGIMISGVVTIIIGISGLGHRLASWFRPGVMAVFMFLLGAQLINVFMKGMLGMPFGIYSGPVTINPATFSLALGVMMLMVVMIVLLPPKLGKYTLLIGTMVGWALYLLFFTPTVFIPDGQGWLLFPLGEPGNLHPGIIITTVLTGVVNISNNFGAIRGTDQFYPNEQSETAMYRRSFIVSGLMTMGAAPLGIVPFSPFVSSIGLLTQTQDSRLRSFIIGCLLFLTMGSFAWLTRIFCSIPLTISSAVMLVSYLPLLYSAVLFIKQMSLNARNIYRLAIPLFFGVFFMSIPTSFLQAMPVLIRPLVSNGLLMGILIALLVENLIPWDRIK, encoded by the coding sequence ATGCGCTCAGATGAACGAGAACGTGGCCATTGGCTGTCTGGTTTTCAGTGGTTCTTCTTTATTTTTTGTAACACTGTAGTTGTACCACCTACATTGCAATCGGCTTTCAATTTATCACCTGAAACAACTTTCTGCATTACCCAGTACACCTTTATTGTTACCGCGATTGCCTGCCTGAGTCAGGCATTGTGGGGCCACCGGCGTGCAATTATGGAAGGTCCAACCGGGCTATGGTGGATAACTATTTTAACCCTAACATTGGGTGAGTCAGCTAACGGGACTTCGTTGGTAGAGATTGGTGGCAATCTGGCTGTGGGTATTATGATTTCAGGCGTGGTGACTATTATCATTGGTATCAGTGGATTAGGGCATCGTTTGGCCTCATGGTTTCGCCCCGGCGTGATGGCTGTGTTTATGTTTTTACTCGGCGCGCAACTGATTAATGTATTTATGAAAGGCATGCTAGGTATGCCATTTGGTATTTACAGCGGTCCCGTGACTATCAATCCCGCCACTTTTTCATTGGCGCTGGGGGTCATGATGCTGATGGTAGTGATGATCGTGTTACTCCCCCCCAAACTCGGCAAATATACCTTATTGATTGGCACCATGGTGGGTTGGGCACTGTATTTGCTGTTCTTTACACCTACAGTATTTATTCCTGATGGACAAGGCTGGCTGCTGTTTCCTCTTGGCGAACCCGGCAACCTACACCCAGGAATTATCATCACCACGGTACTGACCGGGGTGGTAAATATCTCCAATAATTTTGGTGCAATTCGCGGTACCGACCAATTCTATCCGAATGAGCAGTCAGAAACGGCGATGTATCGTCGTAGTTTTATCGTATCCGGGTTGATGACTATGGGCGCTGCACCCTTAGGAATTGTGCCATTTTCACCTTTTGTCTCGTCAATTGGTCTACTGACACAAACTCAGGACAGCCGCTTACGTTCTTTCATCATCGGTTGCCTGCTATTTCTGACGATGGGTTCATTTGCTTGGTTGACCCGCATTTTCTGTAGCATCCCATTGACTATCAGTAGCGCAGTCATGCTGGTGTCCTACTTACCACTACTCTATTCAGCCGTTCTGTTTATCAAACAGATGTCGCTGAATGCCAGAAACATATATCGCCTGGCTATTCCCTTATTTTTCGGTGTTTTCTTTATGAGTATACCGACCTCATTTCTTCAAGCTATGCCTGTCCTCATTCGTCCTTTAGTCAGCAATGGCTTGTTGATGGGCATCTTGATTGCATTGTTAGTGGAAAACTTGATTCCGTGGGATCGCATTAAATAA